From the Hyphomicrobiaceae bacterium genome, the window GTTCACGTCCGAGCCCGCTTACGATCTCAGCCAGCGCGATGGAGAGCGGCGTCTTGCCTGTTCCACCTGCCGTGAAGTTGCCGACGCATAGGACGGGTAGCTTCGAAATATAACTTGGTGCACGCGCCATTCGTTTGCTTGCAAGCGTGCCATAGATTTGCGTAGCGGGCGACAGAACAAGTGCCTGCCATCCACGCCGCGGGCGGTACCACCAAGATGGCTCATTAGTGCTCACGCCGCGCCGTCTCCTGACCATCGAGGTAAGGTGTCAGCGCGTCCATTGTGGTTTTCATTGCGCCGGCAAGTTCCGCAAGGCCGGTTTCTGCGGCTTGGCGTGCCGCGCTCATCTCGCCGGGATTTGAAAGCATCTGCGAAACCACGTCAGCCAGCCCTTGTGCCGAAGTGATAGTTATAACTCCATTGGAACGTGACAATGCTGCGTAGGCTTCCTGGAAGTTATGGGTGTGTGGGCCGCTGATGACGGCCGCGCCATGTTTGACAGCTTCTATCGGGTTTTGTCCGCCGTGGGGCACCAGCGATCCGCCGATGTAAGCGAGCGGACTAAGTGCATAAAACGTTCCCAGTTCGCCAATCGTGTCGGCAATGAAGATCTGACCGTCGGCTGAGGGAACTTTCGTTTCAGAGCGGCGCTCAACCTTGAGCCCGAGTGGTGCCAGCCCGTTGATGATTGCTTCGGCACGATCAGGGTGGCGGGGAACGATGATGGTCAGAACAGTCGGGAGTTGCGCCGCTAGCTGCACGTGGGCAGCGGCAATCATCTGTTCCTCGCCAGGATGAGTGCTTGCCGCCAGCCAGACCGGCCGCATCCCAACGGCTTGCTTCAATGCCTCAAGCTGCACGGCATCGACAGGCGGTGGCGGCGCGTCGATCTTGAGATTTCCGCTGGTCACGACATTGGGCGCACCGAGAAAACGCAGCGCGCGCGCAACCCGTTCGTTCTGCGCCAATATCAAGGAGAAGCGCGAGAACAAGGGGCGTCCGACGCGAGCATAGGCGCGCCAGCGCCTCATGGAGCGTGGCGACATGCGTGCATTGATGAGCGCAAGCGGGATCTTACGCTCCGACGCGGCCAGAATGAGGTTCGGCCAGATTTCGGATTCGGTAAAAATTGCGAAGTCGGGCTTCCAATGGTCGAGGAAGCCCGCGACGTAGCTGCCAACGTCGAGTGGAACAAACTGGTGGAATGCGCGATCGGGCAAGCGCTTGGCCGCCAGCGCAGCCGAGGTCGTGGTGCCTGTGGTCAACAATATGTGAAGCTTGTCATCGCGTGCGAGCATAGCCTCGATGACAGGAAGTGCGACGTTGGTTTCGCCGACGCTGGCGGCGTGAACCCACACAAGCTTGCCTTTAGGACGCGGCATTGTAGGCGCGCCTAGTCGCTCATTGCGCCGCGCAGAGTCCTCCTTGTCTCGCCGAGCGCGGTAGTTGAGTAACACCGGCACCAAGGGCCGCAGCGCTCCGATGCCTTTGGTATAGATGCGCAGCGTCCGCCCGGGTGCGGGCGGTGAGCGGGCGGCGATCATGTCGAGTGGCGTGGCGCGTTCAAGTTCAGCGCCTGCAAGGGCATATGCCCGGGTCATCGCTGTGTTGAGTTCGTCTTCGAGTTTTTTGCGAAGCTGTTCGAGCGTGGCAGCGTCCGCATCTCTCGGCACGTGGATGATTTCGCCACCGGCAAAGGCGAGTTTTGAATAGGGAAGGTTGACCGTGATCCGGCTCCAGGTGTCGAACGAGGTCATCCGCGAGCTGGCGGCGGCAACCGGGGCGATGGGGCGGCCGGAAAGCTGGGCAATCGTTATGATGCCCATCCCGGCCGTACGAGCAGGCCCAGGCGGCACATCCGCAGTCATGACGACGGAGGCGCCCTGCGTCAGTGCGCGCACAGCCCCGCGGAGGGCGGCTGCGCCGCCGCGGTCCCTTTTACGGTCGCCCGCGCCAGCCCCGCGTATCAGCTCGACGTCAAAGGCGCGCATCGCCTCGCCGATCAGCTCAGCGTCGCCGTGACGTGCCACCATGGCGGAGACCTTGGCGCCGGGCGGACGCAACAGGCAGAGCATCATGAACTGCCCATGCCAGCACGCGACGGTGCAAGGGTGTGTCGCGGCGAGCCGATCCAAAAGGTCGGGCGGGTCGTAGACGATTTGGGAGGTTTTCGCGACGTGACCGATGAGCCGCGCCAGTGTGCGACCGGCCAGCCGTGTCAGCCTCGTTTTGGTATCTGCCATGGCGGGATTGGCAACCTCATTTCTCAGCCCACGCCACTTGCGAAAGCGTTACGGCAAAGCCACTTGCGGTGGCTACCTATAGCGAATATTTAGCCAGAGCAAACGCGTTTGAACGGCGAAAGCAGGGGGTATTTCCGTCTTATCCATGGGGACAAGCTCGCCAGGCTTTTTTGAGCTTTCCGCCAATGGGCGCAGTTCGCGCACAGGAAATATTAAATCCCTGATCCGTATGCAACTTCGGGCGAATTCGGCGGCAGCATGGCAGGCATGATAAAGCGCGCGAAGCGCAGCGTGCGCCGAAAGGTCGGCGACTGGCTTCACGGCGCAATCCACAACGCGCCAGACAGCCTGCGCGGGCGAATCTCGCCAGCCCTTTGCTATTTCGAAATGCTCATTGTCGACTATGGGATTGTGCGCATTCTCTACAACAACCGCCATCGCATTTCGCAAGACGCTTGGCGGTCCGCGCAACCTGCGCCGCATCAGATCCGGGATGCCGCGCGCAAGGGCATCAAAACCGTCATCAACCTGCGCGGTGACCAGTCCTTTGGGACCACGTGGCTGGAACAGCGCGCCTGCCAGCAAAACGGCGTCTCGCTGGTCAATTTCAAGCTGCGGTCTCGCGCCGCACCCTCTCGCGAGGAGCTGCACGCCATCCGCGATTTATTTGCAAGTATCGAATATCCGGTCCTGATCCACTGCAAATCTGGTGCGGACCGGGCGGGCTTGATGAGCGTGCTCTACCGTCATGTTCGCGAGGGGCTACCGATCGAGAAAGCGAAGCATGAGCTGTCATTCAAGTACGGCCATATCCGCCAGGCAGACACGGGTGTGCTCGACTACTTCTTCGAGCGCTATCTTGCCGATAATGCCCGGCAGCCGATCGATTTCTGGGATTGGGTCGATACGCGTTACGATGCCGAGGAGGTCAATCGCTCCTTCAAAGCCAAACCTTTGGCAAACCGGCTCGTAAATACGATACTGGCGCGCGAATAAGCGACAACGGTTGGGCCGGGAATGACGACCCTCCGCCAGCCTTCTTAAATCCGAATGGGATCCGCCAATCCTAATTGACCAGGGCGCCGTCATGGGGACTGCCGGCGAGGCGCGAGTAGGCGCCTTTGCGCGCAAGTAGCTCGTTGTGGTCGCCGCGTTCGATGATGCGACCGTCTTCCATAACGCAAATCAAATCGGCCCGCTGCACGGTCGAAAGCCGATGGGCAATGACGAGTGTGGTGCGGTTGGTCGTGAACCGAGCAAGCGCTTCCTGCACCAGTCGTTCGCTCTCGGTGTCGAGAGCGCTGGTTGCCTCGTCAAGAAGAAGTATCGGCGCATCCTTGAGGATGGCGCGCGCAAGGGCGATGCGCTGGCGCTGTCCTCCAGACAATCGTCCCCCGCCATCGCCGATCAATGTATCGTAGCCTTGCGGCTGCGTCATGATGAAGTCATGCGCAGCCGCCGCCTTGGCCGCGGCGCGGATCTCCTCAGGGGTGGCGTGAAGCTTGCCGAGCGCAATGTTGGCCGCGATGGTGTCGTCGAACAAAGTGATGTCCTGGCTGACAATCGCGACGCGATCCCTTAGCGAGGCCAAGGTGACGTCGCGCACGTCCTGGCCGTCGATCAGGATCGCACCCTCGGTTACGTCGAACAGTCTTGGCACCAGGTTTATGATCGTGGATTTGCCGGCACCCGATCGTCCTACCAGCGCTATGGTTTTGCCACCTGCCACCTCAAGCGTGAAGTCGGTGACAGCGCGTACCTTGCTGGAAGGATCATAGGCAAATCCGACGTTGCGGAAGCTGATGGCGCCGGATTTGAGCATAAGCGGCTTGGCGTTCGGCCGATCGACGATCTTGGGCTGCTCGTCGAGAAGCTCATAGACACTCTCGATCGCGGCAAGTCCCTCCTGGATTTTGCCAGACAGATTGCCAAGCGCGCGGATCGGTTGAGCCGCCATGAGCAGCGCCGTGATGAAACCCATGAAATCGCCGACCGTCGAGATACCGCCTGCAATGCGCAGGTAGGCGAAGGCAACGACGCCCGCGACGGCAAGGCCGCCAAGTGCTTCCAAGAACGGATCGAGGCGCGCACGGGTACGGACCGCCTTGAGGCGAAGTTTAAAGACCTGCTCGAAGCTCGCGCCCAGCTTCTTGGATGCATAATCCTCCAGCCGGAAGGATTTGATGAGCCGTGCGCCTGACAAGTTCTCCGACAGCAGCGAAGTCATGTCGCCAAGCTCGTTTTGCGTCTGCTTGGCAACGCGGCGCAGTCTTCGTGAAATGAGCGCAATCGGCACGGCCGCCAGCGGATAGACCGCCAACACGACAAGGGTCATCATCCAGTCGAGGTAAAGCATGGAGATGACGAGCGCGAACACCGAAAGCGTATCGCGAATGGCCGAGTTCATCGCAGCCGTAACGGCTGACTGAATGAACGAGATGTCGTTGGTCAGCTTGGATACGAGTCGTCCCGGGGTGTCGCGCGTCAGACGCGAAAAGTCCGCCGAGATAAGATGAGAAAATGCGAGTTGCTGGAGATCGGTTGTCAACCGCAGCACCAGGCGATTGGTGGCGACGTTTTGCAGATAAAGAAAGATGCTGCGCACCGCCGTGATGCCGATGATCGCAAACAAGACGAACCTCAGCAAAGAAGCATCGGCATGTTCGCTCTTCATCAGCGTGTCGAACGAGAGCTTGATAACCGTCGGGTAGCCGCCGGTTGCCGCCGCGAGGCAAGCTGTGAGAACAAGGGTCCACAACAGTTCGCGCCAACGCGGCCAGACCCAATCAGACATGAAACGGCTGAGCAGCACGCGCGATTCCTCATCGAACCGCAGGCCGCGCTTGGAGGGTTTGACGGTGGCGGTTCGTTGGGTCGCCAGATCCGTCCCTGCCGTCTCAGTCGTTTTCGTCATCAAGTCGCGTGTCCGCCACCGCTTTTGCCGGCCGCCGCAAGTTCAGGCGACAGCAGGCGATGAAGATGGACGATGAAGTAGCGCGTCGTAGCATTGTCGACAGTGCGCTGAGCCGCCCCCTTCCATGCAGCGTAAGCAGTTTCGTAGTTCGGGAACACCCCTACGATATCCACATGGTCCAGGTCTCGGAACTCGTGGCTGTGGAGATCGGTAAGCTCGCCGCCGAAAACGAGGTGCAAAAGCTGAGGCTTGTGGTCGGTGTGGCCGGATTTTTGGGTCATAGATCGTCCGTCTTGTGGTCAAATGATGCTAAAGGCTTAAGCCTCGTGTCTACAAGGAGCAGCCCCCGCTTCAAAGCCCAAGTTTTCATCGTTTTATCGATGAAGTGTGCAAAATCGATGCGGCGAAGTAAGCGGTTGTTTACCCTGTTCCTTAGGACGATCTGAACACAAATGTGACAGATTGAACAAAATGCCTGAGGACGCAGCCCGGGCTCGAAAGTCGACAGTGATATGCGGCGTGTTTGTCCCCGGGGGCAAATGCGCCGCAATTATGTTAAGGCCTTGAAAATGCACTCATTCGAATCAGCTGAACCCTGCAAACCACGACAGCGCCATATCGGCGACGATGGCGAGAAACACTGCCGCGCCGACATCCCTGTTTGATCGGAACCGCCGCAGACAATTGGCGGGGTTCTTGGTGTCGAGCGTCGCCACCTGCCAGGTCATCTGAAGGAAGACAAGCGTTATGGCGAGAAAATAGATTAGGTGGGTGCCGGCCATCAGCCCTGCAGCAAGCCACAGGACGACAGCGCCGCCATAGAGCGCGCCAACCCACGACACGGTGTTGTCTCCGAAAGTCAGCGCCGTTGAGCCAAGTCCGAGCAGCGCGTCGTCGTCCTTGTCCTGGTGCGCATAGATCGTGTCATAGCCGACAGTCCACAGGACGCATCCGGCGTAAAGGAGCACGGCAGGCCAATCCAGCGAGCCCTTGACTGCAGCCCATCCCACCAGCGCGCCCCAATTGAACGCAAGCCCCAGCACAATCTGCGGATAAGACGTGAAGCGCTTGGCGAATGGATACGAGGCGACGATGATGAGCGAGGCAATTGCGAGCAGGATGGTGAAGGTGTTGAGGCACAAGAGGACCGCGAGCCCTATGAGCGACATAAGCAGAACAAAGATGAGCGCGCCGCGCGGCGTTACTTGTCCGGACGGAATGGGGCGGCTCCGGGTGCGCGTCACCTGAGCGTCGATGTCGCGGTCGACGTAGTCGTTATAGGCGCATCCCGCAGCGCGCATAGCCACTGCACCGATGGCGAACAGCAGGAGCAATGAAATACTTGGGAAGGGTTGGCCACGCTCAGCTTCGGCCAGCGTCTGCGACCACCAGCAGGGAAACAGCAATAGCCACGAGCCTATAGGACGGTCGAAGCGGCCCAGCCGCAAGTATGGCCGCCAGGACGCGGGTGCCCAGCGGTCCACCCAATTATGGGACGGGGCATCGGCGACTGCGGAGTCTGGTCGGGGGTCGAGGGTCGTGTCCTGCTGCATGTTCGAAGAATCGACACTCCTTGTCGGGCCTCAAAAGAAATGATTGCCAGCCCGCTCTCCGCGTAAGCCTAGACGGGGCGGCGGTTCTGGGCAATCTGGTGCCCTATGGCGTATCCCTGTTGCCCTAAGGCTTTGCGCGCCGCGCTGCCCGCAATTGTGGCTTGCGCGGCTCTATGTAGCAGCTAAGACGCTTGGATCATGGCAGTCCACGATTTCACATCGGAACGTCTTTTCGTCGAAACCAGTCTGGCTCCCGACACAAGTCTGACCCTGGCGAGCGAGCAGGCGCACTATTTGCTCAACGTGTTGCGCATGTCCGCCGGCGGAGAGATCCTGGTCTTCAACGGCCGTGATGGGGAGTGGCGCGCTCGGCTTGAGGATGTAACCAAGCGCACCGCCAGTCTGCGCGTCATGGAGCAGACCCGTCCGCAGTCAGACGGGCCAGCAATCCACTACCTGTTCGCACCCCTCAAACATGCCCGTCTCGATTATATGATCCAGAAGGCGGTCGAGATGGGCGTAGTACGGCTCAGTCCGGTGATGACGCACCGAACCGTGCCCGGACGGGTCAATGCCGAGCGTATGCGCCGCAATGCCATTGAGGCAGCCGAACAGTGTGGTGTCTTGCGTGTTCCCGAGATCGACGACATCGCGCCACTCCCCAAGAGGCTGGATGCTTGGGATCCCGCTTGCCCTCTGATTTTTTGTGATGAAGATGCTGCGGTGACGGACCCCGTCTCCGCTTTGGAGATGTTGAAGCCAGGGCCTGTCGGCGTGCTGATCGGTCCTGAAGGCGGGTTCGATGCCGAGGAGCGGAGGCTTCTTCTGTCGAAGAGCTTTGTAACCGCCATCTCGCTAGGCCCAAGAATCATGCGCGCCGATACAGCGGCAGTGGCGGCGCTTGCGCTGGTTAATGCAACTCTAGGCGATTGGCGTTAGTTGCGCTGTTCCAGCAACTTCAAACCTAAGACACCTTGCTTGTGGCCCGCAGCATCGCCATAACCATGCGCACGCCAATGGTGTTTGCCCGGTCTATTCCGGTCTTCCACCTGCCGTGTCCAGGAACCAAGCCCCGCTACAGCCCAGGGACTTCAGCTCGATGTCGACGCGCGAAGATGGCGCACAAAGCTCTCAGATCGAAAGCCGAGCCGATCTTGTCGCCTGGATAGCTGCTGGCGAAAAGCCGAAGGCCGACTGGCGCATTGGCACGGAGCACGAAAAGTTCGTGTTTCGCACGATCTCGCTTGAGCCCGTGCCCTACGACGGACCTCGCGGCATCCGTGCTCTAATGGAGCAGCTGGTAGGGCGGTATGGCTGGGTCCCCATTATGGAAGGGGACAACATCATCGCTTTGAAGCGGCCGGAAGGTCCGCTGGGAGGCAATATCTCGCTGGAGCCCGGCGGACAGTTTGAGCTGTCGGGCGCGCCTCTTCAGACGTTGCACGAAACGGCGACTGAGACGGCGCGTCACCTCTATGAGGTTTTGGACGTGGGCGAGGACCTCGCCATCGGCTTCCTCGGTGTAGGCTTCTCGCCTAAGTGGACGCTGGCAGAGACGCCGCACATGCCCAAGCAACGCTATGCCGTCATGACCCGATACATGCCACAGGTCGGCAGCCGCGGTCTCGATATGATGTATCGCACGGCAACGGTTCAGGTGAATCTCGATTTCGCCAACGAAGCCGATATGGTCAAGAAGCTGCGAGTCTCATTGGCGTTGCAGCCTATCGCGACGGCGCTGTTTGCATCTTCCCCTTTTACCGAAGGCCAGCCAAACGGCTTTCAGTCCATGCGTAGCGAGGTCTGGCGTGACACGGATAAGCGGCGCACGGGTATGCTGCCGTTCGTGTTCGAGGACGGCATGGGTTATGAGCGGTACGTGGAGTATGCGCTCGACGTGCCTATGTACTTCGTCTATCGCGCGGGAAAATACATCGACGTCGCGGGATCATCCTTCCGAGACTTCTTGGCGGGCAAGCTCAAAGGTTTGGAAGGTGAATATCCCACCATCGACGATTGGTCGGATCACCTCACGACACTGTTCCCCGAGGTGCGTCTGAAGCGTTTTCTGGAAATGCGCGGCGCAGACGGCGGCCGCTGGAGCTTGATCACGGCGCTTCCGGCATTCTGGACCGGACTGCTCTATGACGAGGCCGCACTGGATGCGGCTTGGCAATTGGTCAAGAACTGGACCGCAGAGGACCGGGAAGCGTTACGCAACCACGTGCCCAAGACTGGCCTCAAGACGCCGTTCCTGGGCACGATCGTCAACGAGATCGCCCGCGAAGCGGTGGGTATCGCGCGACTTGGGTTGAAAAACCGCGCGCGGATCAACGCGAAGAGCCAGGACGAGACGATCTATCTTGCGCCGCTGGAGGCGATTGTCGGTCGCGGGCGGACGGTTGCAGACGAGCTTTTGGAGAGATTCAACGGGCGTTGGCATCGCGATATTGACTGTATCTTCGAGGAATTCGCATTCTAGAGCTTGCTGGACGGTTCAGTTTCCGTTCATGCAACCAGGAGTATAAAAACCCTAACGGAGGCTCATTTTGCCTCTGCGGGAGGCGTGAATGCGAAAAATCCTTTTTATGCTGTCGCTCTGCGCCAGTTTTTTTCTGGCTGGCGCGCATGGCATACGTGCCGAGGAGCCCGCAATTTCGCGTACTTTCCAGGTGGCTGGGGCGAGCGACTGCCAGAAGCGTTGTCAGGCCCAGGAAAACCAGTGCCGGATGGCGAGCAAGGATCTCGATTCCAGCTCCTGTGCCGCCAAATTCCTGGCCTGCATTCAAAGCTGCCGGGGCCGTTAGCCGCTGGGCGTTATATTCTGTCAAATTCCCTCTAGGTGACTGACTTATGCGCGGGCGCTCTTGCCTGCGACCCGCTGCAGCGGCTTTGCTGCAACGCCACCGACGCCGTTGTTTAAAGATGCAGGGCGCTGCCATTGCGGCTCGCCTGCATATAGCTCGGCCAGAAACTCAATGAAGGCATGAACCTTAGAAGGCATGAACTCGCGGCATGAATAGACCGCATAGATGGCGTTGTTGGGCGTACCTTCGTAATCCGGCAGTACGACGCGCAACTCGCCGCGCTCGATATCCTTTGCAACGTCCCACCAAGCCCGCAGCCCGATCCCAAGACCTTGCAAAAGTGCAGTGCGTGTGAAGTCGGCGGAGTTGGAGCGAATATTGCCTTTCACGCGTAGGTCGTGTGGACCATCCGGACCTTCCAGCCGCCAGAGATCTTGTGCGCCGGCGAGCAGGCAGTTGTGACCTTCCAGTTCGGCAAGATCCTTAGGCGTTCCAGCGCGCTCTAAATACAGGGGAGAAGCGCACATCACGCGCTTCTCATTTGCAAGTTTGCGCGCCACGAGGGAGGAGTCCTCCAATTCTCCGATCCGGATTGCGACGTCGAAGCCTTCGCGGATGATGTCGACGAAGTGGTCGGATAGGTGGACGTCGAGTTCGATATCGGGATAGCGGGCCAAAAATGTGGGCAGATGCGGAGCGATGTGGAGGCGGTTGAACGTGGTGGGCACCGAAATTTTGAGCGTGCCGCGGGGTTTTGTGTTGCGGCGCGAGACATAGTCCTCCGCTTCTTCCACCAGGCTCAGGATGTCCACGACGCGTTTGAAATACCCCTCGCCCGTTTCAGTCAGCGTGAGCTGGCGGGTGGTGCGCTGGAAAAGGCGGGCGCCGAGCCGTTCTTCGAGCAGGCTGATCCTTTTGGAGACGACGGCAGGAGACAATCCCATCTCGCGGCCCGCCGCCGACATGTTGCCGGTGCGTGCTACCCGTGCGAAAATGTCCAAGTCGCTAATAGCTGTCACGTTCGGATCCCTAGGCGTGCTGGTTCTTTGCGTCCTGGGTTGCGCCGCGTGTGCTCCCATTGCTTTACGTTCTGCCATGAACAAAGTGTTCCGCTAAATCGTCTTAGATGAAGGACTGTTTTTCCCCAGAGAGTAAACTCGCCTCAGGGTGGCCTGTACAGCAATAGCGCCGGCGAGGGCATTTCCTGCGGTATTTGCTCCAATTGATGAATGTTCACTCTTATCAAAGCTGTCATAATGCGAACACTAAACTTAACGGGATGGTCCGGCGGGGCGTCAAAATCTCTTCGAACCTCCCCAACACGGTGCCAAGGGTTGCGCTCTCAAGGTGCGTCTTGCGGTATGGTGGCCAAGAGGCCGAAGGAGGTCATCGCGTGTCTTTCGTGAGCTTGCCGGACCCTGACTCCGGCGTGCTGGCCCGCCGTAATCTGATCGTGGAAGGGCTCAGCAAACTAGTCGGACCCGACGCGCTCATCATCGATGAGGACGGCCGACGTGCATTCGAAACGGACGCCTTGACGGCATACCGGCGCGTTCCGCTGGTTGTTGTTCTTCCGCGCACGACCGAGGAGGTTTCCCGTGTGCTGCGGTACTGCCACGACAACAGTTTGAAGGTCGTTCCGCGCGGGGCTGGCACATCTTTGTGCGGTGGTGCGCTGCCGGGAGAGGATACCGTCGTCGTCTGCGTCTCGAAGATGAACCGGGTGCTCGACATCGACTATGCGAACCGCACGGCTCGTGTGGAAGTCGGCATTACCAATCTTTCGATCTCGGGCAAGGTGGCGGCCGAGAACTTCTTTTATGCGCCCGATCCTTCCTCGCAGCTCGCGTGTACGCTGGCAGGCAATCTTGCGATGAACTCGGGCGGTGCGCATTGTCTTAAGTACGGCGTTACCACGAACAATGTACTCGGACTCAAGATCGTGCTTATCGACGGCACCGTCGTGGAATTCGGCGGTGCGTATCTGGAGCCAGGCGGATACGACTTCCTGTCGCTGATCATCGGCTCTGAAGGACAGTTTGGCATCGTCACCGAAGCGACTGTGCGCATCTTGAAAAAGGCTGAGGGTGCGCGGCCCATGATGGTCGGCTTCTCGTCGCCCGAAGCCGCTGGCCAGTGTGTCGCCGGCATCATTGGCGCGGGTATCATTCCGGTTGCCATTGAATACATGGACAAGCCCGCGATCCAAGTGTGTGAAGCCTACGCGCGCGCCGGCTACCCGCTCGACGTCGAAGCTCTCCTCATTATCGAGGTCGAAGGATCCGAAGACGAGATCGAGACCCTTCTGGCTCGCATCACCGAGATCGCAAAGCAGTTCGAGCCGAAGTCTTTTGAAGTCAGCGCCGATGAGGATCAGAGCGCCAAGATCTGGGCGGGCCGCAAAGCCGCATTTGGCGCGATCGGACGAATTTCCGACTATTATTGCATGGATGGGACCATCCCGCTTGGACAGCTGCCGATGGTGCTGGGCCGGATTTCTGAAATCTGCTCGGGCTATGGCCTCAAGGTCGCAAACATCTTCCATGCGGGCGACGGCAACCTGCATCCGCTCATCCTATACAATGCCAACGATCCGCAGGAGGCTATGAAGGCCGAAAGCGCCGGCGCTGACATCCTCAGGCTGTGCGTAGAAGCGGGT encodes:
- a CDS encoding glycosyltransferase N-terminal domain-containing protein is translated as MADTKTRLTRLAGRTLARLIGHVAKTSQIVYDPPDLLDRLAATHPCTVACWHGQFMMLCLLRPPGAKVSAMVARHGDAELIGEAMRAFDVELIRGAGAGDRKRDRGGAAALRGAVRALTQGASVVMTADVPPGPARTAGMGIITIAQLSGRPIAPVAAASSRMTSFDTWSRITVNLPYSKLAFAGGEIIHVPRDADAATLEQLRKKLEDELNTAMTRAYALAGAELERATPLDMIAARSPPAPGRTLRIYTKGIGALRPLVPVLLNYRARRDKEDSARRNERLGAPTMPRPKGKLVWVHAASVGETNVALPVIEAMLARDDKLHILLTTGTTTSAALAAKRLPDRAFHQFVPLDVGSYVAGFLDHWKPDFAIFTESEIWPNLILAASERKIPLALINARMSPRSMRRWRAYARVGRPLFSRFSLILAQNERVARALRFLGAPNVVTSGNLKIDAPPPPVDAVQLEALKQAVGMRPVWLAASTHPGEEQMIAAAHVQLAAQLPTVLTIIVPRHPDRAEAIINGLAPLGLKVERRSETKVPSADGQIFIADTIGELGTFYALSPLAYIGGSLVPHGGQNPIEAVKHGAAVISGPHTHNFQEAYAALSRSNGVITITSAQGLADVVSQMLSNPGEMSAARQAAETGLAELAGAMKTTMDALTPYLDGQETARREH
- a CDS encoding sulfur transferase domain-containing protein — translated: MAGMIKRAKRSVRRKVGDWLHGAIHNAPDSLRGRISPALCYFEMLIVDYGIVRILYNNRHRISQDAWRSAQPAPHQIRDAARKGIKTVINLRGDQSFGTTWLEQRACQQNGVSLVNFKLRSRAAPSREELHAIRDLFASIEYPVLIHCKSGADRAGLMSVLYRHVREGLPIEKAKHELSFKYGHIRQADTGVLDYFFERYLADNARQPIDFWDWVDTRYDAEEVNRSFKAKPLANRLVNTILARE
- a CDS encoding ABC transporter transmembrane domain-containing protein codes for the protein MTKTTETAGTDLATQRTATVKPSKRGLRFDEESRVLLSRFMSDWVWPRWRELLWTLVLTACLAAATGGYPTVIKLSFDTLMKSEHADASLLRFVLFAIIGITAVRSIFLYLQNVATNRLVLRLTTDLQQLAFSHLISADFSRLTRDTPGRLVSKLTNDISFIQSAVTAAMNSAIRDTLSVFALVISMLYLDWMMTLVVLAVYPLAAVPIALISRRLRRVAKQTQNELGDMTSLLSENLSGARLIKSFRLEDYASKKLGASFEQVFKLRLKAVRTRARLDPFLEALGGLAVAGVVAFAYLRIAGGISTVGDFMGFITALLMAAQPIRALGNLSGKIQEGLAAIESVYELLDEQPKIVDRPNAKPLMLKSGAISFRNVGFAYDPSSKVRAVTDFTLEVAGGKTIALVGRSGAGKSTIINLVPRLFDVTEGAILIDGQDVRDVTLASLRDRVAIVSQDITLFDDTIAANIALGKLHATPEEIRAAAKAAAAHDFIMTQPQGYDTLIGDGGGRLSGGQRQRIALARAILKDAPILLLDEATSALDTESERLVQEALARFTTNRTTLVIAHRLSTVQRADLICVMEDGRIIERGDHNELLARKGAYSRLAGSPHDGALVN
- a CDS encoding DUF4170 domain-containing protein; the protein is MTQKSGHTDHKPQLLHLVFGGELTDLHSHEFRDLDHVDIVGVFPNYETAYAAWKGAAQRTVDNATTRYFIVHLHRLLSPELAAAGKSGGGHAT
- the ubiA gene encoding 4-hydroxybenzoate octaprenyltransferase — protein: MQQDTTLDPRPDSAVADAPSHNWVDRWAPASWRPYLRLGRFDRPIGSWLLLFPCWWSQTLAEAERGQPFPSISLLLLFAIGAVAMRAAGCAYNDYVDRDIDAQVTRTRSRPIPSGQVTPRGALIFVLLMSLIGLAVLLCLNTFTILLAIASLIIVASYPFAKRFTSYPQIVLGLAFNWGALVGWAAVKGSLDWPAVLLYAGCVLWTVGYDTIYAHQDKDDDALLGLGSTALTFGDNTVSWVGALYGGAVVLWLAAGLMAGTHLIYFLAITLVFLQMTWQVATLDTKNPANCLRRFRSNRDVGAAVFLAIVADMALSWFAGFS
- a CDS encoding 16S rRNA (uracil(1498)-N(3))-methyltransferase codes for the protein MAVHDFTSERLFVETSLAPDTSLTLASEQAHYLLNVLRMSAGGEILVFNGRDGEWRARLEDVTKRTASLRVMEQTRPQSDGPAIHYLFAPLKHARLDYMIQKAVEMGVVRLSPVMTHRTVPGRVNAERMRRNAIEAAEQCGVLRVPEIDDIAPLPKRLDAWDPACPLIFCDEDAAVTDPVSALEMLKPGPVGVLIGPEGGFDAEERRLLLSKSFVTAISLGPRIMRADTAAVAALALVNATLGDWR
- a CDS encoding glutamate--cysteine ligase, yielding MSTREDGAQSSQIESRADLVAWIAAGEKPKADWRIGTEHEKFVFRTISLEPVPYDGPRGIRALMEQLVGRYGWVPIMEGDNIIALKRPEGPLGGNISLEPGGQFELSGAPLQTLHETATETARHLYEVLDVGEDLAIGFLGVGFSPKWTLAETPHMPKQRYAVMTRYMPQVGSRGLDMMYRTATVQVNLDFANEADMVKKLRVSLALQPIATALFASSPFTEGQPNGFQSMRSEVWRDTDKRRTGMLPFVFEDGMGYERYVEYALDVPMYFVYRAGKYIDVAGSSFRDFLAGKLKGLEGEYPTIDDWSDHLTTLFPEVRLKRFLEMRGADGGRWSLITALPAFWTGLLYDEAALDAAWQLVKNWTAEDREALRNHVPKTGLKTPFLGTIVNEIAREAVGIARLGLKNRARINAKSQDETIYLAPLEAIVGRGRTVADELLERFNGRWHRDIDCIFEEFAF
- a CDS encoding LysR family transcriptional regulator, which encodes MTAISDLDIFARVARTGNMSAAGREMGLSPAVVSKRISLLEERLGARLFQRTTRQLTLTETGEGYFKRVVDILSLVEEAEDYVSRRNTKPRGTLKISVPTTFNRLHIAPHLPTFLARYPDIELDVHLSDHFVDIIREGFDVAIRIGELEDSSLVARKLANEKRVMCASPLYLERAGTPKDLAELEGHNCLLAGAQDLWRLEGPDGPHDLRVKGNIRSNSADFTRTALLQGLGIGLRAWWDVAKDIERGELRVVLPDYEGTPNNAIYAVYSCREFMPSKVHAFIEFLAELYAGEPQWQRPASLNNGVGGVAAKPLQRVAGKSARA